A single genomic interval of Spinacia oleracea cultivar Varoflay chromosome 6, BTI_SOV_V1, whole genome shotgun sequence harbors:
- the LOC130463029 gene encoding glycine-rich protein 2-like, translated as MGERGGGERGGRKGGWLRWVTPIDATAMVGGSRRRSSEGMGGGLREGGKGRGDFVWWAAEVGVWDGDVGRWWGVIEVVWGGGERRKQGRGTGECEESRGGSCGGVVVFGGWGRLRLIGGEGG; from the exons ATGGGCGAacgaggaggaggagaaagaggagggaggaagggCGGCTGGCTGAGGTGGGTGACGCCGATTGATGCGACGGCGATGGTGGGTGGTTCTCGGCGGCGGAGCAGCGAGGGAATGGGTGGTGGGTTGCGCGAAGGAGGGAAAGGCAGGGGAGATTTTGTGTGGTG GGCGGCGGAGGTTGGTGTGTGGGATGGTGATGTTGGTCGTTGGTGGGGTGTGATAGAGGTGGTGTGGGGCGGCGGAGAAAGAAGAAAACAGGGGAGGGGAACAGGGGAGTGCGAAGAGAGCAGAGGAGGGAGTTGTGGTGGAGTGGTGGTGTTCGGTGGCTGGGGGCGTTTGCGACTGATAGGTGGTGAAGGTGGGTGA